The following proteins are encoded in a genomic region of Silene latifolia isolate original U9 population unplaced genomic scaffold, ASM4854445v1 scaffold_79, whole genome shotgun sequence:
- the LOC141640404 gene encoding putative acetyltransferase At3g50280: MAYIDEDSTQIKLISELYFKPKYKLEAAQKPYFLGPIELWFLQFDQMQRGLLFGSKPKDMQSFISNLSESLSISLVDFYPLAGQICIEKFPNEDDCWVYVDCDKGPGARIIHAIAVSVAVKDILSSKDVHTSVRSMFDFGVEAVNYDGHHRPLLSIQVTELIDGVFIGFTINHSLADGTSSWHFISTISEIYAQLMEKQGDGDNNIVISRKPIFVPNFPDGCCPVLKLC, encoded by the exons ATGGCTTACATTGATGAAGATAGTACTCAAATTAAATTAATCTCAGAATTATACTTCAAACCCAAATACAAACTCGAAGCTGCCCAAAAACCATATTTCTTAGGCCCCATCGAGTTATGGTTCTTACAATTTGATCAAATGCAAAGGGGTTTGCTTTTCGGTTCTAAGCCTAAAGATATGCAATCTTTTATAAGCAACCTTAGTGAATCTCTTTCAATTTCTTTGGTTGATTTTTACCCTTTAGCTGGTCAAATTTGTATAGAAAAGTTCCCAAATGAAGATGATTGTTGGGTGTATGTCGATTGCGACAAAGGCCCTGGAGCGCGAATCATTCATGCTATTGCCGTGAGTGTCGCGGTCAAGGACATTTTGTCTTCCAAGGATGTCCATACGAGTGTTAGATCTATGTTTGATTTTGGTGTTGAAGCTGTTAATTATGATGGTCACCATAGGCCTTTGTTGTCCATTCAAGTGACGGAGCTTATCGATGGGGTGTTTATCGGGTTTACCATAAATCATTCATTAGCAGATG GTACTTCCTCATGGCATTTTATCTCGACTATATCTGAGATTTATGCTCAATTGATGGAAAAACAAGGGGACGGCGATAATAACATTGTAATATCTCGAAAGCCAATTTTTGTACCCAACTTTCCGGACGGGTGTTGCCCAGTTCTTAAGTTGTGTTGA